In a genomic window of Mycolicibacter heraklionensis:
- the fadA6 gene encoding steroid 3-ketoacyl-CoA thiolase FadA6, translated as MSQAAHVSQAYVIDAVRTAVGKRNGSLAGIHPIDLGALAFRGLLDRVGVDPAAVDDVITGCVDAIGGQAGNIGRLAWLAAGYPEGVPGVTVDRQCGSSQQAISFGAQAIMSRTADLIVAGGVQNMSWIPISSAMIVGEQFGFTSPTNESKKWLERYGDEEVSQFRGAEMIAERWDISREDMERFALQSHQRAFAAIAEGRFDNEIIDVDGFRVDECPRESTLEKMAGLKTLVEGGRLTAAVSSQICDGSAAVLLASEQAVKDHGLAPRARIHHISARGDDPVIMLTGPIPATRYALEKTGLSIDDIDVVEINEAFAPVVQAWMKEFPIDPAKVNPNGGAIALGHPLGATGAKLFTTMLNELERTGGRYGLQTMCEGGGTANVTIIERLGG; from the coding sequence ATGTCACAAGCCGCTCACGTTTCTCAGGCGTATGTTATCGACGCCGTTCGCACCGCCGTCGGCAAGCGTAACGGGTCGCTGGCCGGAATCCACCCGATCGACTTGGGCGCGTTGGCTTTTCGCGGTCTGCTGGACCGCGTCGGGGTTGACCCGGCCGCCGTCGACGATGTGATCACCGGCTGCGTGGACGCCATCGGCGGCCAGGCCGGCAACATCGGCCGGCTGGCGTGGCTGGCGGCGGGCTACCCCGAAGGGGTGCCGGGAGTCACCGTCGACCGGCAGTGCGGTTCGTCCCAGCAGGCCATCTCGTTCGGCGCGCAGGCGATCATGTCGCGCACCGCGGACCTGATTGTGGCCGGCGGCGTGCAGAACATGAGCTGGATCCCGATCTCGTCGGCGATGATCGTCGGTGAGCAGTTCGGTTTCACCTCGCCGACCAACGAGTCGAAGAAGTGGCTGGAGCGCTACGGGGACGAGGAGGTCTCGCAGTTCCGCGGCGCCGAGATGATCGCCGAGCGCTGGGACATCTCCCGCGAGGACATGGAGCGCTTCGCGCTGCAGAGCCATCAGCGGGCGTTCGCCGCGATCGCTGAGGGGCGCTTCGACAACGAGATCATCGACGTCGATGGTTTCCGGGTCGATGAGTGCCCGCGCGAGTCCACACTGGAGAAGATGGCCGGCCTCAAGACGCTGGTCGAGGGCGGCCGGCTGACGGCGGCGGTCTCCAGCCAGATCTGTGACGGGTCGGCCGCGGTGCTGCTCGCTTCTGAGCAGGCCGTCAAAGACCACGGTCTGGCGCCGCGCGCCCGCATCCACCACATCAGCGCCCGGGGTGACGACCCGGTGATCATGCTGACCGGCCCGATCCCGGCCACCCGCTACGCGCTGGAAAAGACCGGCCTGAGCATCGACGACATCGACGTTGTGGAGATCAACGAGGCGTTCGCTCCGGTGGTGCAGGCCTGGATGAAGGAGTTCCCGATCGACCCGGCCAAGGTCAACCCCAACGGCGGGGCGATCGCGCTGGGCCACCCGCTGGGGGCCACCGGGGCCAAGCTGTTCACCACGATGCTCAACGAGCTGGAGCGCACCGGCGGTCGGTACGGTTTGCAGACGATGTGCGAGGGCGGGGGCACCGCTAACGTCACGATCATTGAGCGCCTTGGCGGCTAA